The stretch of DNA CAAACAGTGATAGCCTAAAAAATTACAGCATATTATTAGCTGAAAGATCAAGATGTTGTGTGATATGTGACAGAATACTCATTGTATGCTGTACATGAGGAGGTTTGTGAGCAAATTGACGGACTGTTAAATGAGTCAAAGGACAGTACCAGATACATCATTCACTTCTTCAAAATGTATTCAATAAACTGAAAGAGAAATGCATCATGTTACAGGTGTAGCCAAGTACAGTTGAAAGCAAACTTGATATAGCTTTGTAAAGTTGAAAGTATAAAACTTCACACAAGGTAAAGCAAGTCAAATCAGAGGGGAAAGGAGGGCAGGAACATGCACCTGGAGCAAGAGGGGGCACAATCTCGTGTTCTGGCTTTCTGAAATAGAGAACACTTTTATATCAACTAAAACAGGTTCAGGAGATGAGCAATCAGATAGAGCAGCTCAAATGCATTAATAACTTCCCTTCGGCCTTGCAGACAACACTGCAATAAGAGGCTTCGTAACTCAACCACATCATCTATACAAAGggcaaaaagaaaaggaaagTGAATTGTGTGTACGCATACACTGGAAGACACTACAGACCAGTTCCTAATGCTTCTCTAGGTCTTACAGCCATCGGTTAATCCGTGAGTAGGAGAACGGAGAAAAACAAAGTGCAGATCTTAGTCTCTAAGGCATTTCATCAATCATGTAAAGATCTAAAGATGAAGCGGTTCTGGATTTGGGTCGGGAAATTGGCCAAGCAATTATGACCAGGCTGCACCAATAAGTCCTTGCCAACATGTAAATTATCCAGTCAATAGAAATGGTATACCTTCGTAAATAACCTGTCCTATTTAGACAAATAAATTTGCAATCTTTTATTAATCCAGGACAAAGTGAGATGGCAAGGTCTTCAGAAACATCCAGCCGACAGTCTCAAATTAGAGGCTTGAATTAAAAAAGGATCTTCAACTACTTCAACACAAGATCAAAGACGAGCATTCCACCTTGTTCAAGCAGGCTGCCAGATCAATTTTTAAATGATTCTCATGTTGCCCAAAACATAAATTGGATAAGGGCACTGCCCCATTAGCTTAgatcttttttcttttgtttctatTTTCTCCTTTCCCTTTGTAACATACTGTTTTTAATGAAAATATACCATAGAACTATTGTTCTATGGTTTGCTGTTCAAAAAAAGTGAAATTACCTAAAGGGCTATGTCCATCTTCTTCAGTCCTATTCACACTGAGAGGAAATAACAGAAAACTcacaaacatgacaaaaaaatagaTCTTCAGTCCTATTCATATGGTTCATATGTACCAATGCATGGTTTTTGTAtataaataaaaaaaattgaaggcaCATATTCCAGTTTTCTTTATTTACTGGAACACCATAGAGATCACATGCCTATAGTTTGTCATGCAAGATTCTGCAAATTAATAGCTACAGCGACATTTCACTACAACAATCAGTGGATAATGTATCATTGTACCTTGATGAAGTTAAATACAATGTCAAGCTCACATACATTCTTGGAGCACCTAATCAATGTTTCAACAAAAACTGCAACAAGATTAGTTGATCTCCTCAAAGAGGGGTCATAGATGAATCTTAGTGACGAACAGAGGAGAAAGAAGATGAACAATTGTAAAAAAGAATGCATGCTAGCATTGTGGTAGTGAAGTGACATTTTTTTAGTACAGAGAGTAGTGCACTTACATGCAGAAGTGTTTAGCAACAATCATAATTTGCACTGGAATACAGAATACAAACAAGTAGTGTATGGATATTGAGCTGAAAGAACCAGTCATGGGATATACAGGCACTGGCGTCACTACTGGTCCAAAGATTGCATCAGCCTCAGTTAAATTGCTCACACCCTTCGGCCTCGCAGACGACACAGCAAGAAGAGGCTTAGTAACTCAACCACATCATCTATAAAAAgtttgaaaagaaaaggaaagcgAATTGTGTGTACGCGTACACTGGAAGACGTTGCGGACCAGTTCCTCATGCTTCCATGGGTCCTGCAGCCATCGGTTAATCCGTGAGCAAAACAAAGAAAAACAAAGTGCAGAGCTTAGTAACTCAGGCATTTCATCAAAGCACGTAAGGATCTAAAGATGAAGCGGTTCTGGATTTGGGTTGGGAAATTGGCCAAGCAGCAATAAGTCCTTGCCAACATGTAAATTACCCAGCCAATAGTAAATGGTATATAGTTAATGCTAACCAATTCTGCATAGAAAATACTTCCGTAAATAACCTGCCCCATTTAAACAAATAGATGCAGTAATCTGTTATTAATCCAGGACAAAGTGAAATTACCTGAGGGGCTATGTCCATCTTCCACTGATGGTGTAATTAACTTCCTGCAATCTTGGATACATTTTGAAACCTGCAGAAACATATATCCAACGTCATGCTGGTTCTCATGGTATGCGGAAAAATCAAGCTAAAGGCCTATGTGACGAATCTTTCTATAAGCAAGTGATAAATGTTGCAGAAAGAAAAGGGAGGAAATGAACCGCTACAGACACACATATACTCAACGTCAGCTCAGCTGTACCATGAAATGGCAACCATTCCTTAATTCATCCTAGCTGAAACAAGCATGAGTTTGAACTAATAAAGATGCAGTCGAGCGACACAACAACGAAGGAGAAAAAAGAAGAGAATAACATAGTCCGGAGGTGGAGCAAGTAAGAAGGTTCGCTGCGTCTCAACTGTTGATGACTAATCATTCTTGTCAGATAATCTCTTTGAGACAAAGCCTGCAACCATTCTCTCTTCAAACCACAACCCTGGAAAGTGGGTTTCCTTTTAATCCATCTTATGTTTTTTGGGTATGTTTTCTCATCATTATTATGATTCACTTGGAGGATCCCAGTAACTACAACAAAAACCTTTACCTTTTTTAAATATCACTGTTGATTTTTAACCCAACACCACTAATGCAACATAGGTGGATCAGATTACCaggaagattgatatgatcaaCAAGATCATTTCTAGATTTCGGAAATTATTACTCCCATACTACCATTCAATTAAAGTTAACCTATAGCTTGTGACTCAAGTCAGATTGTGAAACTCTCTGAAATCTCTTCATTTGTTACGACTATCCATATGGTGATGCAAACGGCATAAATTTGCAGCCAAACAGTACAAATCGTTAGAACTCTTATAGTAGAAGAAAATAGGGGAAACACAACTGAACTCTACAATGTAGTTCATCATGCACTGCAAGATGGAGAACACGACAAAGAGGCTAGGCTCCCTGAGCACGATGTCAGCGCGGACCTGGCAGCGTCCGTCACGTCCGACACAACGATGCTGCAGGTTCCAACAAAGTCCGAAGAAAAAACAGTGAACAATAAATATCACATGAAGTGCATAGCAAATCCATAGTTTTGATATATAACTATATAAGACAATATTATTTTTTCCATGCAACTGTATCTTATTGCATAGCAAAACTTTTCTATTATTGATTCTAAAGGAATTTATTTACCCTAACATCTTAATACTTCAAGGTTTTAACAAAAGAAGAACATATAGTTTAGGAATGAATGGACTACATGAGTATGAGAAAACATTGATACCCATTACTACATACTGGTAAACTTCATGATCCAGTATAAGGTCGCGCACCACACAATCGCCAATAGCTCCTTGGCTTCTCTTATTGGATTGACAACATCTTAATTTTGAGTTGCAACATCACATACATGGCAAGTTGTGTCACCTACCTCAACGCTTCTTGAGATTATACCTGCAGCGAACAGTCCCGTTAACTTGCAATCCCATGAAAGTGCTGAATTAAGCTGTCTGGCTTTAATAAACAGCAAGATATATTTACCTCTTGTGCTTCTTCGGAGGTTCCTTGGTTGATTTTGCCATGGTAGGATCAGCACAAATGGCAGCATGAACCTTCTTGTACAGTGCTTCCATGTCATCAGCCGCAATCCCCTTCTTGATGTACCCACTAAAGTGAAATTGGCATTTCTCAGGCTCCTCATCAGCTATTAACGGAAATAAAGGTAGGGCAGAAGTTAGAGCAAGATTCAGTAACCTGCTTCGGAAATAAAACAAAGTACACTGTTTTAGGATACTTTATATGGATGAATCAGGCTCAGATATCTTTCATAAAGAACTCGTGTGTAAAACAACGATAGCCCAGAGGAATGAAGAAACGACATTATAATAATACCACAAGGACAATGGATCCAACTCACCTTCATGCAGTCAACAACATGATCTTCATAAATGAATTTGAGGTGAATCTTAGTGTCCAGCTGCTTCTCATCCTTCTTGAAGCCACCAAATCTCTTGTCACTGTGCGGAATATCAAGACCACCATCCAAAGCACCCTGCAGCAGCACACATAGTGAAGCAGGTCTCAAACTGATAAATTGTATGTTTCCCTTAATAGCTTAGAACCCTCCTAAATAGAATAAAAGAAACATACCAACACCAGGCAATAAATGCAGTCCAAGATTAGGCATGCTCCATCAGTGAGCCTGACGCAAAGCAATTGATCAAACAACAATGTAAGTAAGCTATATAATTTTCTTGGCTTTCCATGTTTACCAACTACACAATttaaaatgtttattatttagaTTTGAACCTATCAAACAAAATCATCAATCGTGCATTCAAGATCTGTAGGTAAACCTTGGTCTTCTTCTACTCTTAGCTAAAACAGTTTTGCTAAAATTATTCTTCCTCTCTTCTATGCCAGATACCATTATATCAGCAAAGTTAAACAACACGTCAAGTTTAAAAATCCATATATTAGCAAAGTAAAATTTGAGCGAGGAAGAAAGTAAGAGAGGGAGAGAAAGAGTGGAGCACCTGGTTCGCGTCGCTCAAGCCGCCTGCAACAGGCACGTGTCGTCCTCCTTGTACTCCAGATCCACGAGGCAGCCATGGGAGGAGGGACGAGCTCCTGCTTCCTCTCGCCTTTCCACACCTCCTGTTCACCTCGAGCTCCTTTCCCAGTGGGGGTGGAGGCAGAGGTGGCGCCTCTCATGGCGCAGAGGAGGCGACGACGTGGTGGCGCGACAAGTCAACCTGCCGGCGAGGCCTCACCCTGCCCCTTCCCCCTGCTAGGATCGCTCTCCTGCTCCTTCCCcgctgctgcttcccttcctcgccggcctcctccttctccttgtCGTCCGCATCCTACCCCTCCCCTACATCCTCACCCGCACCATGAAGACCCAGCCGCCGCTGCTCTCCCACGACGATGTACGTCCGATCTGGATCGACGGCGACATGGAAGAGGACAGGAGGAGGCAAGCAGAGGAGAAGGCCAGCGATGAGATCGACCACCGTGtagaggagaggaggaggcgggTGGAGAGACAAAGCCGATGGCTGCGGGCGAGGAAAGTATGCACTGGGAGGTGGAGAGGGAGCTCGTGGTGATCG from Triticum urartu cultivar G1812 chromosome 3, Tu2.1, whole genome shotgun sequence encodes:
- the LOC125543925 gene encoding uncharacterized protein LOC125543925 — encoded protein: MKLMRSLRNANFTLVGTSRRGLRLMTWKHCTRRFMLPFVLILPWQNQPRNLRRSTRGIISRSVEHRCVGRDGRCQVRADIVLREPSLFVVFSILQCMMNYIVEVSKCIQDCRKLITPSVEDGHSPSELVSINYIPFTIGWDPWKHEELVRNVFQCTRTHNSLSFSFQTFYR